A DNA window from Stutzerimonas stutzeri contains the following coding sequences:
- a CDS encoding ABC transporter ATP-binding protein, whose product MTSSAQSGVLQARDLSLGYPTPNGWHALLEGFSLDLARGEIVTILGPSGVGKSSLLRVLAGLQAPASGTVSVHGETLTRPHPRLAVAFQDPSLLPWLSLEKNVAFGLDFARQPRIDRDRLRSRVDQAIESVGLPHARERYPAALSGGMAQRTALARCLAREPEVLLLDEPFGALDEVTRADMQRLLLRLVGEWDTAALLITHDIDEALLLSNRILLLGGRPGRVIGQWQLDLPQPREELVEELGALRIEILKTLRQASREPITA is encoded by the coding sequence ATGACCTCCTCTGCTCAATCAGGCGTGCTTCAGGCACGCGATCTGTCCCTCGGTTATCCCACCCCCAACGGCTGGCACGCGTTGCTCGAAGGCTTCTCTCTGGACCTGGCGCGCGGCGAGATCGTCACCATTCTTGGCCCCAGCGGTGTTGGCAAATCCAGCTTGTTGCGCGTGCTCGCCGGCCTGCAGGCGCCTGCCAGCGGCACGGTGAGCGTGCACGGCGAAACCCTGACCCGACCGCATCCGCGTCTGGCCGTCGCCTTTCAGGACCCCAGCCTGCTGCCCTGGCTGAGCCTGGAGAAGAACGTCGCCTTTGGCCTGGATTTCGCCCGCCAACCGCGCATCGACCGGGACAGGCTGCGAAGCCGCGTCGATCAGGCCATCGAGTCCGTGGGGCTGCCCCATGCCCGTGAGCGTTACCCGGCGGCGCTGTCCGGGGGCATGGCGCAGCGCACTGCGCTGGCTCGCTGCCTGGCCCGCGAGCCCGAGGTGTTGCTGCTCGATGAACCCTTTGGCGCGCTGGATGAAGTGACCCGTGCCGACATGCAGCGCTTGCTGCTGCGTCTGGTCGGCGAGTGGGACACCGCCGCGCTGCTGATCACCCACGACATCGACGAAGCGCTGCTGTTGTCCAACCGCATCCTGCTCCTGGGCGGCCGCCCCGGGCGGGTGATCGGGCAATGGCAGTTGGACCTGCCGCAACCACGCGAAGAGCTCGTCGAGGAGCTTGGCGCGCTGCGCATTGAAATCCTCAAGACCCTGCGGCAGGCCAGCCGCGAACCGATTACCGCCTGA
- a CDS encoding acyl-CoA dehydrogenase family protein: MTESSLHDWLVAHAESLDSSDKDAEALLPRLASDGLIGLGVPTAMGGQGGDLGDALCAIAALAERSLTSAFMGWSQRAFIELLLQTPNTGLRERLLPELLAGRLAGAPGLSNAMKFVSGLESLQVRGKVEADGRWCLDGVLPWVSNLRGGGFVAACAMANTAGGPPQIWVLPHDVEGLSRSADFALLGMQASHTARLELDGVRLDPAWRLHDTAPAYLPGVRPNFLGLQCALALGLAQRCLQEAEANMGGAEAVLGEPLAATGAELAERRTLLLAGLRDGRFREAPATLCELRIRLVELAQQALQLELQASGGRAFLSEYNTSFARRWREAAFLPVITPSLVQLKGELGRKRMACQ; encoded by the coding sequence ATGACCGAATCCAGCCTGCACGACTGGCTTGTCGCGCACGCCGAATCGTTGGACTCCAGTGACAAAGATGCCGAGGCGCTGCTCCCGCGGCTGGCCAGTGATGGCTTGATCGGCCTTGGCGTACCGACCGCAATGGGCGGGCAGGGCGGCGATCTGGGTGATGCGCTGTGTGCTATCGCGGCGTTGGCGGAGCGTTCACTGACATCCGCCTTCATGGGCTGGAGCCAACGCGCCTTTATCGAACTGCTGCTACAAACCCCCAATACCGGCCTGCGCGAGCGCCTGTTGCCTGAGCTTCTGGCTGGACGACTGGCCGGTGCGCCGGGGCTTTCCAACGCGATGAAGTTCGTCTCCGGCCTGGAGTCGCTGCAGGTACGCGGCAAGGTTGAAGCCGATGGCCGTTGGTGCCTGGACGGGGTACTGCCGTGGGTAAGCAACCTGCGCGGTGGTGGTTTTGTCGCCGCCTGCGCGATGGCCAATACGGCCGGTGGCCCACCGCAGATCTGGGTGCTGCCGCATGACGTCGAGGGCCTGTCACGCTCGGCGGACTTTGCATTGCTTGGCATGCAGGCCAGTCACACTGCGCGGCTGGAGCTCGATGGCGTGCGCCTGGACCCGGCATGGCGCCTGCACGACACGGCGCCAGCCTATCTGCCTGGCGTGCGCCCCAACTTCCTGGGTTTACAGTGCGCCCTGGCGCTGGGCCTGGCGCAGCGCTGCCTGCAGGAGGCCGAGGCCAACATGGGCGGCGCCGAGGCAGTGCTGGGTGAGCCGCTGGCGGCCACCGGTGCGGAACTGGCCGAGCGCCGTACGTTGCTGCTGGCTGGCCTGCGTGATGGTCGCTTCCGCGAGGCCCCGGCAACTCTCTGCGAATTGCGCATCCGGCTGGTCGAACTGGCCCAGCAGGCCCTGCAACTGGAACTGCAGGCCAGCGGCGGGCGCGCTTTTCTCAGCGAATACAACACCTCCTTCGCAAGGCGCTGGCGCGAGGCTGCGTTTCTACCGGTAATCACACCCAGCCTGGTGCAGCTCAAGGGCGAACTGGGCCGAAAACGGATGGCCTGCCAATGA
- a CDS encoding alpha/beta hydrolase: MTTTLTTTEHVLDSQERWSAERDVAQVQRFNKKLAWAPRFRIRNRVTPRLIQGLLRLGQMVGADQLRKHGLEAERRLVGVAGASVPVRIIRPKGKPQGVVLDIHGGGWVIGNPEMNDKFNIAMVNACNVAVVSVDYRLAVSTPVEGVMDDCLAAARWLLGDSCEEFAGVPVIVVGESAGGHLACATLLSLKRWPALLQRVVGTVLYYGVYDLTGTASVRAAPPETLVLDGPGMVEALRMLTPGLSDDERRQPPLSPLYGDLTGMPPALMFAGELDPLRDDTLKMAERWNHTAPVEVHLLPHCPHGFIHFPTRTAASVLAYSRQWISSRLGDASD; this comes from the coding sequence ATGACTACAACCCTTACGACGACGGAGCATGTATTGGATAGCCAAGAACGCTGGTCCGCAGAGAGAGACGTCGCGCAAGTGCAGCGCTTTAACAAGAAGCTCGCCTGGGCGCCACGGTTTCGGATTCGCAATCGGGTGACGCCCCGTTTGATCCAGGGCCTGCTGCGGCTCGGCCAGATGGTCGGTGCAGACCAGCTTCGCAAGCATGGGCTCGAGGCCGAAAGGCGGCTAGTGGGCGTAGCAGGTGCTTCGGTGCCCGTGCGAATTATCAGGCCCAAAGGAAAGCCACAGGGCGTGGTGCTGGACATCCACGGGGGCGGGTGGGTGATTGGCAATCCAGAGATGAACGATAAGTTCAACATCGCCATGGTCAATGCCTGCAACGTGGCGGTCGTCTCGGTGGATTATCGGCTGGCGGTGTCGACTCCGGTTGAAGGGGTCATGGATGACTGCCTGGCTGCCGCGCGCTGGCTGCTGGGTGACAGCTGCGAAGAGTTTGCCGGCGTGCCGGTGATCGTCGTGGGTGAATCGGCAGGCGGGCATCTCGCCTGCGCAACCTTGCTCTCGCTGAAACGCTGGCCAGCGCTGCTGCAACGCGTGGTCGGTACGGTGCTGTATTACGGCGTCTACGACCTGACGGGCACCGCGAGTGTTCGCGCAGCGCCTCCCGAGACGCTGGTGCTGGATGGCCCGGGGATGGTCGAAGCCTTGCGCATGCTGACGCCGGGTCTGAGCGATGACGAGCGTCGGCAGCCGCCGTTGTCCCCGCTTTACGGCGATCTCACCGGCATGCCGCCGGCGCTCATGTTTGCCGGTGAGCTGGACCCGCTCAGGGACGACACCCTGAAAATGGCTGAGCGCTGGAACCACACCGCGCCTGTCGAGGTGCATCTGTTGCCGCATTGCCCGCACGGGTTCATTCATTTTCCCACCCGCACGGCGGCCAGCGTGCTTGCCTACAGCCGCCAGTGGATATCGAGCCGGCTTGGCGATGCGTCTGATTGA
- a CDS encoding xanthine dehydrogenase family protein molybdopterin-binding subunit, with translation MNSANSPLGKPLDRVDGPLKLTGQACYAAEAEVPGRLYGAVVSSSIARGRVSRIDAAAAEALPGVHLVLTHQNRPPVASYDEPYEDDDAADGSPFRPLYNDRVLYNFQPLALVVAETQALARHAASLVRIEYEVEPHQTDLQAVREQAHEAPAELPEPRGDFDAAFAAAAHCIDCEYSTPVEHHNPMEPHASIVQYQPGGELLVHDKTQGVQNCQRYLEQVFGMEGKIRVLAPFVGGAFGSGLRPQYQLPLAVMAALKLKASVRVELTRQQMFTFGYRPRTFQQLKLAADGEGRLQAIEHKAIGQTSRFEDFTEHEVEWSGMLYACDNVRLGYRLAPLDVYTPLDMRAPGAAIGVYALECAMDELAHAVGIDPLELRLRNYSEINGNQGKRYSSKELRACYQQGAERFGWSRRPAQPRSLRDGHQLIGMGMATGVWEAMQMPASARACIDADGRLLVTSATADIGTGTYTAMTQIAADAMGLSMSDVEFRLGDSSLPQAPLEGGSATVSSVGSAVQRACAGLRQKLLDAVQQSPASAFTGANLDTVEFADGQLRLKSGEHAVALRDIVQVSGALEAEASVKPDEKRDAWATGTHSAVFVEVRVDEELGTIKVSRAVSAVAAGRIVNPKTAGNQIVGGVVWGIGQALHEETLIDHTLGRYMNHNLAEYHIPVNADIPEIDVIFVEEHDEVVNDLGSKGVGEIGIVGVAAAVANAIYNATGKRVRDLPITLDKLL, from the coding sequence ATGAACAGCGCCAACTCACCACTGGGCAAACCGCTGGACCGCGTCGACGGCCCGCTCAAGCTCACCGGCCAGGCGTGCTATGCCGCCGAGGCCGAAGTACCCGGCCGGCTCTACGGCGCGGTGGTATCGAGCAGCATTGCCCGCGGCCGGGTCAGTCGCATCGATGCCGCCGCCGCCGAAGCGCTGCCCGGCGTACATCTGGTACTGACCCACCAGAACCGTCCGCCGGTGGCCAGCTACGACGAGCCCTATGAGGACGACGATGCCGCCGACGGTTCGCCGTTCCGCCCGCTGTACAACGACCGCGTGCTCTACAACTTCCAACCGCTGGCATTGGTGGTCGCCGAGACCCAGGCGTTGGCGCGGCACGCGGCGAGCCTGGTGCGTATCGAGTACGAAGTCGAGCCGCATCAAACCGACCTGCAGGCGGTGCGCGAGCAGGCCCACGAAGCACCGGCCGAACTGCCCGAGCCTCGCGGTGATTTCGACGCGGCATTCGCGGCGGCCGCGCACTGCATCGATTGCGAATACAGCACGCCGGTCGAACATCACAACCCGATGGAGCCGCATGCTTCCATCGTCCAGTACCAGCCGGGCGGTGAGCTGCTGGTGCATGACAAGACCCAGGGCGTGCAGAACTGCCAGCGCTATCTGGAACAGGTCTTCGGTATGGAGGGCAAGATCCGCGTGCTCGCGCCCTTCGTCGGCGGTGCTTTTGGCTCCGGCCTGCGGCCGCAATATCAGCTGCCGCTGGCGGTGATGGCCGCACTCAAGCTCAAGGCATCGGTGCGCGTCGAACTGACCCGGCAGCAGATGTTCACCTTTGGCTATCGCCCGCGAACCTTTCAGCAGCTGAAGCTGGCGGCAGATGGCGAAGGGCGGCTGCAGGCAATCGAGCACAAAGCCATCGGCCAGACCTCGCGCTTCGAGGACTTCACCGAGCACGAGGTGGAGTGGTCGGGAATGCTCTACGCCTGCGACAACGTGCGTCTCGGCTATCGTCTGGCACCGCTGGACGTCTATACCCCTTTGGACATGCGTGCGCCGGGCGCGGCCATCGGCGTCTATGCGCTGGAATGCGCGATGGACGAGCTGGCCCATGCAGTCGGCATCGATCCGCTGGAGCTGCGCCTGCGCAACTACAGCGAGATCAACGGCAACCAGGGCAAGCGCTACTCCAGCAAGGAACTGCGCGCCTGCTACCAGCAGGGCGCCGAACGCTTCGGCTGGTCGCGGCGCCCGGCTCAGCCACGCAGCCTGCGCGACGGCCATCAGCTGATCGGCATGGGCATGGCCACCGGCGTCTGGGAAGCGATGCAGATGCCGGCCAGTGCGCGCGCCTGCATTGATGCCGACGGCCGGCTGCTGGTGACCAGCGCCACCGCCGATATCGGCACCGGCACCTACACCGCGATGACGCAGATCGCCGCCGATGCCATGGGGCTGTCGATGAGCGACGTGGAGTTTCGCCTCGGCGATTCCAGCCTGCCGCAGGCACCGCTGGAAGGCGGCTCTGCAACGGTATCGTCAGTCGGTAGCGCGGTGCAGCGGGCCTGCGCGGGGCTGCGGCAGAAGCTGCTGGACGCCGTGCAGCAGTCGCCGGCCTCGGCGTTTACCGGGGCGAATCTGGATACGGTGGAGTTCGCCGATGGCCAGCTGCGGCTGAAGTCTGGCGAGCATGCCGTGGCGCTGCGCGACATCGTTCAGGTCAGCGGTGCGCTGGAAGCCGAGGCCAGCGTCAAGCCGGATGAAAAACGCGACGCCTGGGCGACAGGAACCCATTCGGCGGTGTTCGTCGAGGTGCGGGTCGACGAGGAGCTGGGCACCATCAAGGTCAGCCGGGCGGTCAGCGCCGTCGCCGCGGGGCGCATCGTCAACCCGAAGACCGCCGGCAACCAGATCGTCGGCGGCGTGGTCTGGGGCATCGGCCAGGCGCTGCACGAGGAGACGCTGATCGACCATACGTTGGGTCGCTACATGAACCACAACCTCGCCGAGTACCACATCCCGGTGAATGCCGACATTCCCGAGATCGACGTGATCTTCGTCGAGGAGCACGACGAGGTAGTCAATGACCTGGGCTCGAAGGGGGTAGGGGAGATCGGCATCGTTGGGGTGGCAGCAGCGGTGGCCAATGCGATCTACAACGCGACGGGCAAGCGGGTGAGAGACCTGCCGATTACTCTGGATAAATTGCTGTAA
- a CDS encoding FAD binding domain-containing protein has protein sequence MTPFSYQRPERIDQAIALHGPQSRYIAGGTNLLDLMKENVLQPGQLIDINGLPLREIEQTAEGGLRIGALVSNADLAWHPQIEQRYPLLSKAILAGASPQLRNMASTGGNLLQRTRCYYFYDTATPCNKREPGSGCGARDGRNRIHAILGASEACVAVHPSDMCVALAALDARVHVQGPHGQRRIDLVDFHRLPGDQPQLDNVLADGELITAIELPVEGFASHCAYLKVRDRASYAFALVSVAAALEMDGDVIRRARIALGGVAHKPWRLEEAEDLLSGKRAEPGSFAAAADRLLQGAQPLADNAFKIDLARRAIVRALTEAAGGTVR, from the coding sequence ATGACGCCGTTCAGCTATCAGCGCCCCGAACGCATAGACCAGGCCATCGCCCTGCACGGGCCGCAGAGCCGCTACATCGCCGGCGGCACCAACCTGCTCGACCTGATGAAAGAGAATGTGCTGCAACCCGGCCAGCTCATCGACATCAACGGCCTGCCGCTGCGCGAGATCGAGCAGACCGCCGAGGGCGGCCTGCGCATCGGTGCGCTGGTGAGCAACGCCGACCTGGCCTGGCACCCGCAGATCGAACAGCGCTATCCGCTGCTAAGCAAGGCGATCCTGGCCGGCGCTTCGCCGCAGCTGCGCAACATGGCCAGCACCGGCGGCAATCTGCTGCAGCGCACCCGCTGCTACTACTTCTATGACACCGCGACGCCTTGTAACAAACGCGAGCCGGGCTCCGGCTGTGGCGCGCGGGACGGGCGCAATCGCATTCACGCCATCCTCGGTGCCAGCGAGGCGTGCGTCGCCGTACATCCCTCGGACATGTGCGTTGCCCTGGCGGCGCTGGATGCACGGGTGCACGTGCAAGGCCCGCACGGCCAGCGGCGCATTGATCTGGTGGATTTCCATCGCCTGCCCGGCGACCAGCCGCAGCTGGACAACGTGCTGGCCGACGGCGAACTGATCACCGCCATCGAATTGCCGGTAGAAGGGTTCGCCAGCCACTGCGCCTACCTCAAGGTACGTGACCGCGCCTCCTATGCCTTCGCCCTGGTGTCCGTCGCCGCGGCGCTGGAAATGGACGGCGACGTCATCCGTCGCGCGCGCATCGCCCTCGGCGGCGTCGCGCATAAACCCTGGCGCCTGGAAGAGGCTGAAGATCTGCTCAGCGGCAAGCGTGCCGAACCAGGCAGCTTTGCCGCTGCGGCGGACCGGCTGCTGCAAGGTGCGCAACCGCTGGCGGACAACGCCTTCAAGATCGACCTGGCACGTCGCGCCATTGTGCGTGCACTCACCGAAGCCGCGGGAGGAACCGTCCGATGA
- a CDS encoding (2Fe-2S)-binding protein: MSENSSAAGQTCTISLELNGERLELQVQPWTTLLDLLRDQLSLTGTKKGCDHGQCGACTVLLDGRRINSCLTLAVMHDGASLTTIEGLASDATLHPLQAAFVKHDAFQCGYCTPGQICSAAGLASENRASSRDEIREHMSGNLCRCGAYPNILAAIEDALPTLRGQEGTQ, encoded by the coding sequence ATGAGCGAAAATTCTTCAGCTGCAGGCCAAACCTGCACCATCAGCCTCGAGCTTAACGGCGAACGCCTTGAGCTTCAGGTGCAACCCTGGACCACCTTGCTCGACCTGCTGCGCGACCAGCTCAGCCTGACCGGCACCAAGAAAGGCTGCGACCACGGCCAGTGCGGTGCCTGTACGGTGCTGCTCGACGGCCGGCGCATCAATAGCTGCCTGACCCTGGCGGTGATGCACGACGGCGCGAGCCTGACCACCATCGAAGGCCTGGCCAGCGATGCGACGCTGCATCCGCTGCAGGCGGCCTTCGTCAAGCACGACGCCTTCCAGTGCGGCTATTGCACGCCGGGGCAGATCTGCTCGGCGGCCGGGCTTGCCAGTGAGAACCGCGCCAGCAGCCGCGACGAAATCCGCGAACACATGAGCGGCAACCTGTGCCGTTGCGGTGCCTATCCGAACATCCTTGCCGCCATCGAAGACGCACTGCCGACGCTGCGCGGCCAGGAGGGTACGCAATGA
- a CDS encoding nucleotidyltransferase family protein — translation MPEAGVCAIVLAAGQGSRYRTAGGADKLLAASLAEAHSPPVLAATLANLHGVAERLVVVTNADNLPLRDWLSVNADGCEVLAVETRGLGHSLAQAIAYAPAARGWLVALGDMPYVQPRTLREIAAAIHGDSLVVPTYHGHAGHPRGIGSAYREALLQLDGDRGAQALFAAHPLLELSVDDPGVLQDIDLPNDRRSA, via the coding sequence GTGCCTGAAGCGGGCGTCTGCGCCATCGTTCTGGCTGCGGGGCAGGGCAGCCGCTATCGCACTGCCGGAGGAGCGGACAAGCTGCTGGCTGCCAGCTTGGCCGAGGCGCATTCGCCGCCGGTGCTCGCCGCCACGCTGGCAAACCTTCACGGTGTCGCCGAGCGATTGGTAGTGGTGACGAATGCAGACAATCTTCCTTTGCGCGATTGGCTGAGCGTCAATGCTGATGGCTGCGAGGTGCTGGCGGTCGAAACCCGCGGTCTTGGGCACAGCCTCGCCCAGGCCATTGCCTACGCACCGGCAGCGCGCGGCTGGCTGGTTGCGCTGGGCGATATGCCCTATGTGCAGCCCCGAACCCTGCGCGAGATCGCGGCGGCGATCCACGGAGACAGCCTCGTCGTACCGACCTATCACGGCCACGCCGGCCATCCGCGCGGCATCGGCAGCGCCTATCGCGAAGCGCTGCTGCAACTCGACGGTGATCGCGGCGCCCAAGCGCTGTTCGCCGCACATCCGCTGCTGGAATTGAGTGTGGATGATCCCGGCGTACTGCAGGACATCGACCTCCCGAATGATCGCCGATCAGCCTGA
- a CDS encoding XdhC family protein, which produces MDSVDLAVLRRARDWLRDGHPVVLYTVLETWGSAPRPVGSLLALRGDGRVEGSVSGGCVEDDLLTRVMADQPPQACQLITYGVSKEESARFGLPCGGTLRLLQEPLRDGGWIDELLRRCAAHERLLRCVDIASGNVSLRAAGRDAALQFDGHTLRAPFGPAWRLLMIGAGQLSRYVADLAHGLGFEVLICDPREGYAHDWDAATVRFVSGMPDDAVLAIEPDAHTAIVALTHDPRLDDMALLTALQSEAFYVGALGSRANSEKRKARLLSLGLGERQVQRLHGPIGLPIGSRTPAEIALSLMAEVVALKNGAQISQALPAQRCA; this is translated from the coding sequence ATGGACAGTGTCGATCTGGCGGTACTGCGCCGCGCCCGCGACTGGTTGCGTGACGGTCACCCCGTGGTGCTCTACACCGTGCTGGAAACCTGGGGCAGCGCACCACGTCCGGTGGGTTCGCTGCTGGCGTTGCGCGGTGATGGTCGGGTGGAAGGCTCGGTGTCCGGCGGCTGCGTCGAGGACGATCTGCTCACCCGGGTCATGGCCGACCAGCCACCGCAGGCTTGCCAGCTGATCACCTACGGCGTGAGCAAGGAAGAATCTGCGCGTTTCGGTCTGCCTTGCGGCGGTACGCTGCGGCTGCTCCAGGAACCGTTGCGCGATGGCGGCTGGATCGATGAGCTGCTGCGCCGTTGCGCCGCCCATGAACGCCTGCTGCGCTGCGTGGATATCGCCAGCGGCAATGTCAGCCTGCGAGCCGCCGGCCGCGACGCTGCGTTGCAGTTCGATGGCCACACCCTACGTGCACCGTTCGGGCCTGCGTGGCGTTTGCTGATGATCGGCGCCGGCCAGCTGTCGCGCTATGTTGCCGACCTGGCTCACGGCCTCGGCTTCGAAGTGCTGATCTGCGACCCCCGCGAAGGTTATGCCCACGACTGGGATGCGGCGACGGTGCGCTTCGTCTCCGGCATGCCGGATGATGCCGTGCTGGCCATCGAACCGGATGCCCACACCGCCATCGTCGCGCTGACCCACGATCCACGTCTGGACGACATGGCGCTGCTCACGGCGCTGCAGTCCGAGGCCTTTTACGTCGGTGCGCTGGGCTCGCGGGCCAACAGTGAAAAACGCAAGGCGCGCCTGCTTTCGCTTGGGCTTGGCGAGCGCCAGGTGCAGCGGTTGCACGGCCCCATCGGCCTGCCGATCGGTAGTCGTACGCCGGCGGAAATCGCGCTGTCGCTGATGGCCGAGGTGGTGGCACTGAAGAACGGCGCCCAGATTAGCCAGGCGCTGCCGGCACAGCGCTGTGCCTGA
- a CDS encoding DJ-1 family glyoxalase III, with product MSKRVLIPIADGSEDLEAVTLIDVLRRAEFEVLVASAEERRMLTCARGTRITADAMLLDVLAQDFDLIVLPGGMPGAKTLGELEPLAERVRQQARAGLDYAAICAAPAVALHPYGVLKGRQVTCYPGMSDNLTGTHFLDQPVVVDGNCITSQGPATALEFALTLVERLAGRGKRREVADAMLVPATTN from the coding sequence ATGAGCAAACGAGTCCTTATTCCGATTGCCGACGGTTCCGAAGACCTGGAGGCCGTCACCCTGATTGACGTGCTGCGGCGAGCCGAGTTCGAAGTGCTCGTGGCCAGTGCCGAAGAGCGGCGCATGCTGACTTGCGCACGCGGCACGCGGATCACCGCCGATGCGATGCTGCTCGACGTGTTGGCGCAGGATTTCGACCTGATCGTATTGCCCGGTGGCATGCCTGGCGCGAAGACCCTCGGCGAGCTGGAGCCATTGGCCGAGCGCGTACGCCAGCAGGCCCGCGCCGGACTCGACTACGCGGCAATCTGCGCCGCGCCGGCGGTGGCGCTGCACCCTTACGGTGTGCTCAAAGGCCGTCAGGTCACCTGCTATCCGGGCATGAGCGACAACCTCACCGGCACGCATTTCCTCGACCAGCCGGTGGTGGTGGACGGCAACTGCATCACCAGCCAGGGCCCGGCAACCGCTTTGGAATTCGCCCTGACCCTGGTGGAACGTCTCGCCGGCCGCGGCAAGCGCCGCGAAGTAGCCGACGCCATGCTGGTGCCGGCAACGACGAACTAA
- a CDS encoding NCS2 family permease produces MLEKLFQLKAHNTTLRTEVLAGITTFLTMAYILFVNPSILAETGMDHGAVFVATCLAAAIGSAIMGLVANYPIALAPGMGLNAFFTYTVVLTMGYTWQTALGAVFLSGAIFFLLSIFKIREWIIHSIPLALRAGIAAGIGLFLAIIALKNAGIVVDNPATLVGLGDLSAGGPLLACLGFFLIAALAYRQVTGAVMIGILVVTGLSILLGLSQLNGVVSMPPSLVPTFMQLDIMGALDIGLISVIFAFLFVDLFDTSGTLIGVAQKANLLDKDGRMPRLGRALLADSTATMAGAALGTSTTTSYIESAAGTAAGGRTGLTACVVALLFLLSLFFAPLAGAVPAYATAPALLFVAVLMMSSLANIDWDDLTVAAPVVVAALAMPLTFSIANGIAFGFIAWTAIKLLAGRWRELSPAMWILSALFVVKLGWFAG; encoded by the coding sequence ATGCTGGAAAAGCTATTTCAACTCAAGGCGCACAACACCACGCTGCGCACCGAGGTCCTGGCCGGTATCACCACCTTCCTGACGATGGCCTACATCCTCTTCGTCAACCCGAGCATCCTCGCCGAAACCGGCATGGATCACGGCGCGGTGTTCGTTGCCACCTGCCTGGCCGCGGCCATCGGCTCGGCGATCATGGGCCTGGTCGCCAACTACCCCATCGCGCTGGCACCCGGCATGGGCCTGAACGCCTTCTTCACCTACACCGTGGTGCTGACCATGGGCTACACCTGGCAGACCGCGCTGGGCGCGGTTTTCCTCTCGGGTGCGATCTTCTTCCTGCTGTCGATTTTCAAGATCCGCGAGTGGATCATCCACAGCATTCCGTTGGCCTTGCGCGCCGGTATTGCCGCGGGCATCGGCCTGTTCCTGGCGATCATCGCGCTGAAGAATGCCGGCATCGTCGTCGACAACCCGGCCACCCTGGTTGGCCTCGGTGATCTGAGCGCCGGCGGCCCGCTGCTGGCCTGCCTGGGCTTCTTCCTGATCGCCGCGCTGGCGTACCGCCAGGTCACCGGAGCGGTGATGATCGGCATTCTGGTGGTCACAGGCCTGTCGATTCTGCTCGGCCTGTCGCAGCTCAACGGCGTGGTCTCGATGCCGCCATCGCTGGTGCCGACCTTCATGCAGCTGGACATCATGGGCGCGCTGGATATCGGCCTGATCAGCGTGATCTTCGCCTTTCTCTTCGTCGACCTGTTCGACACCTCCGGCACCCTGATCGGCGTGGCGCAGAAGGCCAACCTGCTGGACAAGGACGGCAGGATGCCGCGCCTGGGCCGCGCCCTGCTGGCTGACAGCACCGCAACCATGGCCGGCGCCGCACTGGGCACCTCGACCACCACCAGCTACATCGAGTCCGCCGCAGGCACCGCCGCTGGTGGCCGCACCGGTCTGACCGCCTGCGTGGTCGCCCTGCTGTTTCTGCTCAGCCTGTTCTTCGCCCCGCTGGCCGGTGCCGTACCGGCCTATGCCACTGCACCCGCACTGCTGTTCGTTGCCGTACTGATGATGAGCAGCCTGGCCAACATCGACTGGGACGACCTCACCGTTGCAGCGCCGGTGGTGGTTGCCGCGCTGGCCATGCCGCTGACCTTCTCCATCGCCAACGGCATCGCCTTCGGCTTCATCGCCTGGACTGCGATCAAGCTGCTCGCCGGCCGCTGGCGCGAGCTGAGCCCGGCGATGTGGATACTCTCGGCGCTGTTCGTGGTCAAGCTGGGCTGGTTCGCCGGCTGA